The Porphyromonadaceae bacterium W3.11 DNA window AAAACCCTATGTTTGCCAATCCCGAATCAGGCTCATTTGATAAATTGGCCTTGCTTAATTTCCTTAAGCAAATTAACTCTAAAGCAGATTATACACCTGAAGAACAATCACAAATCAACCAATACAAGAATATGTGGGTTGATATAGAAAAGAATGTTCGGAAGCAAAAACTTAATGACAAGTATGTCAATCTGCTAGCAGGAGCGATCCTAGCCAATAAGCTAGAGGTTGAGTATGCCATGAAAGGTGATAATAGTATCGCAGATATTCTTTATGTACAACAGGGCGTTAACTCAGCAACTAATATCGAGGTAACCCCAACAGATGCAGATCTGAAAAAATATTATGACGAGCATAAAGATTATTTCAAGACCATAGACAAGTCCGCCATGGTAGATGTGATCTATGCCAATATAGTTCCTTCAAAGTCAGATATTGAAAACGCCAAGTCAGATATTGAGACAGCACATAATGATCTTAGCTCAGGTCAAAGTCCAGCTTTAGTCCTTGATGAATTTTCTGATACTCCTTTCATGGATATGTATCTTCCACTTTCAGAGTTTAATTCGCAAGTATTTTCGGCTGACTTCCTAGCTTTTCTATCTGGAGCTTCAGTAGGTGAAGTTAGCAAGGTTATGGATGAAGGTGATAAGTTCACTGTAGCTAAGTTGGTTGGTGTCAAAAATACTCCTGAAAGCTTGAAGGTAAGACACATTGTATTAGCCCCTGCTGGCTCTTTCGAAGGTCAAGTTAATGGGGACAGTTTGCTCACTGCACTCAAGGCAAACCCAAGTAGCTTTGCACAAGCTGCTACTGCGTACTCTTTGGATAGAAACTCTAGTAGTAAGGGTGGTGAAATTGGTTGGCTGAACGAAGCTATGGCGACTAATTTTATTAGTGCCAAGTTTAGTGATGCTATTTATTCAGCTAAGATAGGAGAGCCATTTGTATTTACCTCTAAGTATGGTGAACACATTATTCTTGTGGAAGAAGCAAAGGCTCCTATTGCTAAGTATAATGTTGCAATAGCACAGAGAACAGTGGTTCCTAGCTCAGAGACCCAAGGATTACTTTATAATGAGGTATCTACATTCTTAAATGAGCATAAGTCTGGAGATATTGCTGCAGAAGCTCTGAATGCTGGATATCAGGTAATGGAGAATGTCAGAGTCATGGCATCACAACCAATGATCTCTCAGAATATAGATAATAGCCGGAAGGTAGTTCGTTGGGTAATGAACGCGAAGAAGAATGAGGTTTCTGAAATCAATGAGTGTGGTAGTAAGTACGTCATTGCTCGTGTGAATAAACTTATTCCCGCTGGTATCATCCCATTTGAAGATGTCAAAGAGCAGATCACTCCTATTGTCGAAGAGCAGCTAAAAGTGGATGCAATGTTTGATAAACTTGTTGCAGCAGGATACAGTAGTCTTAATGATTTTGCAGCAGCTGTCGATCAGCCAATAGATACTCTTAATAGCGTAACCTATAGCTCTTCAAGACTAGCAAATATTGGTTATGAACCAGCAATTAACGCTGCAGCTAAGAATGCTCCGTTGAACAAAGTAATGCCAGTGAAAGGAGATAGAGCTGTTTATTTAATTAATGTTACCAACCGTTCTGAAGGTTCTACTCCAATGAATGAAGAAGAGATGAAAATGATGGTTAATAATGCTAGAAGTGGAGCAATCCGGTCACAAGCAATTAATCAAATCATCGTCAAATCAAAAATTGAAGATAATAGATCGAAATTCCAATAAATTCATCTAAAAAGATTACCAATATTCAGAAAGTTTGTGTATCTTTGCATCACCAAAACAGAAAAGGTAATCTTTACGCGGAAATAGCTCAGTTGGTAGAGCACAACCTTGCCAAGGTTGGGGTCGCGAGTTCGAGTCTCGTTTTCCGCTCAAGTCTAATCTCAAATGAGATTGTAAGATTTAGGAGAGGTGGCAGAGTGGTCGATCGCGGCGGTCTTGAAAACCGTTGAAGTGAGAGCTTCCGGGGGTTCGAATCCCTCCCTCTCCGCAGCAAACGCTGAAAATCAGCAGATTGCAAAACAAACACCCAGTTTTACACCCAAGAATGTAAAGTCGGTGTTTTTGTTTTATTTAAGATAATACAACCACTACATAATAAAAGAGTAGCGATATTAAAAGAATCCGATGAGAAAAGACTAATATTTATCTATCCATTCAGTTTGATTTTTCAGGACTTTACATCGTCCTGAAAGTATTTGTTATTGTATTCCAACGTCAGGAGTGGATTATAATACAAGTTTTTTGTGTGGATAGAATTTCGTTTTGCTTAATGTACGAAAGTACTTATCTATAAACGCATGAAATATTAGCACAATGAATCATTGGAAATCAACTTTGGCCGTGATAGGAATAGGCCAACTCATATCTATTTTAACAAGTACGATTGTTGGCTTCTCCATTATTTTTTGGATTAGCAACGAATTTAAATCCCCGACAGCTTTATCTCTGGCTATTTTAGCTGGATTTTTACCACAATTTGTATTAGGCTTGTTTGCCGGGGTCTATGTTGACAGATGGAATCGAAAGAAAACGATGTTTTATTCGGACTTGTTCATCGCGTTCTGTACCCTATGTCTTTTTATTGTGATAACCAAGGGTTATAAAGACCTTTCTTTTTTTTATCTATTGACTGCTTGTCGTTCAATAGGCAGTACGTTTCATGCACCTGCTTTACAGGCAAGCATCCCTCTACTGGTTCCCAAGCACCATCTTGTCAGGGTATCAGGTTTGTACCATTCCATTCAATCCTTCAGTGAGGTGATAGCTCCCGTTGTAGGGGCAAGCCTCGTTGTTTGGCTTCCCATACAGTATATTCTGCTCATAGATGTGATCGGAGCTGTTGCTGCTTGTCTGACCTTACTTTGTGTCCAGATTCCTTCTCTTCAAAAAACGAAAGTTCTTCCAGATTTCAAAAAAGAACTGACGGAATGTTGGCATACCTTGCGGCGTACAATGGGCATTTTGCCTTTATTCGTATGCTTTACGCTGGTGACTTTTGTCCTTATGCCTGTTTTTACGTTATTTCCTTTTATGACGCTTCTGCATTTCAACGGAAACATTTTGCAAATGGGAGTTGTGGAAATGGGTTGGGGCTCAGGGGCATTGTTGGGCGGTTTAGTACTTGCCTGTAAGGCTTTGAAAAGCAAGCAAACATTAGTGATGCATACGGCTTATGTGATATTGGGATTGTATCTGATTAGCGCCAGTTATTTACCATCAAGCGCATTTATAGGTTTTGTTTGCCTAACATTTACAGGAGGCATAGCCTATTCCATTTACCATGCGCTTTTCATCGCTATTATTCAGCAGAACTTGGCTTCGGACATGCTTGGACGGACTTTTTCTCTCATCTTTAGTTTGAGTACCTTTCCATCAATGCTGGGTATCGTAGCTTCAGGATATTGGGTGGAAGCATGGGGTATCACATCCGTCTTTATGATCAGCGGATGGGTTATCTTTCTGATTGGAGTGGGTGCAAATTTTATTTCTTCAATCAAGCAGTTGGATAATTACGCATAGTATTATTTATTAAAGAATTATTATATGACAAAGAAAGAACACACTACGATTACAGAGTTATTTCAAGTTTTGGACTTGTTGGAAAGCCTGGACATGCAGTTTTGGTTGGATGGAGGCTGGGGAGTGGATGTCTTGTACGGACAGCAAACCCGCTTGCATAGAG harbors:
- a CDS encoding SurA N-terminal domain-containing protein; this translates as MATLEKIRNRAGCLVIAIGGALIAFLFGDIIKGGSSIMQDREMNAFTVNGKATKIQEYEDKVNQVMEMYKSQGMATLDDSQTNQVRNQVFQGMVAEQVLLSEADKLGITVSPAETFDLIQGENISPVISQNPMFANPESGSFDKLALLNFLKQINSKADYTPEEQSQINQYKNMWVDIEKNVRKQKLNDKYVNLLAGAILANKLEVEYAMKGDNSIADILYVQQGVNSATNIEVTPTDADLKKYYDEHKDYFKTIDKSAMVDVIYANIVPSKSDIENAKSDIETAHNDLSSGQSPALVLDEFSDTPFMDMYLPLSEFNSQVFSADFLAFLSGASVGEVSKVMDEGDKFTVAKLVGVKNTPESLKVRHIVLAPAGSFEGQVNGDSLLTALKANPSSFAQAATAYSLDRNSSSKGGEIGWLNEAMATNFISAKFSDAIYSAKIGEPFVFTSKYGEHIILVEEAKAPIAKYNVAIAQRTVVPSSETQGLLYNEVSTFLNEHKSGDIAAEALNAGYQVMENVRVMASQPMISQNIDNSRKVVRWVMNAKKNEVSEINECGSKYVIARVNKLIPAGIIPFEDVKEQITPIVEEQLKVDAMFDKLVAAGYSSLNDFAAAVDQPIDTLNSVTYSSSRLANIGYEPAINAAAKNAPLNKVMPVKGDRAVYLINVTNRSEGSTPMNEEEMKMMVNNARSGAIRSQAINQIIVKSKIEDNRSKFQ
- the mef(En2) gene encoding macrolide efflux MFS transporter Mef(En2), with the translated sequence MNHWKSTLAVIGIGQLISILTSTIVGFSIIFWISNEFKSPTALSLAILAGFLPQFVLGLFAGVYVDRWNRKKTMFYSDLFIAFCTLCLFIVITKGYKDLSFFYLLTACRSIGSTFHAPALQASIPLLVPKHHLVRVSGLYHSIQSFSEVIAPVVGASLVVWLPIQYILLIDVIGAVAACLTLLCVQIPSLQKTKVLPDFKKELTECWHTLRRTMGILPLFVCFTLVTFVLMPVFTLFPFMTLLHFNGNILQMGVVEMGWGSGALLGGLVLACKALKSKQTLVMHTAYVILGLYLISASYLPSSAFIGFVCLTFTGGIAYSIYHALFIAIIQQNLASDMLGRTFSLIFSLSTFPSMLGIVASGYWVEAWGITSVFMISGWVIFLIGVGANFISSIKQLDNYA